A genomic segment from Ornithorhynchus anatinus isolate Pmale09 chromosome 16, mOrnAna1.pri.v4, whole genome shotgun sequence encodes:
- the MYOC gene encoding myocilin, translated as MPAGQLLPLLCLVAGALGRTGTLTKANDKNGRCIYSFSVPSPVQSSCSDGGQDREALLDLQRESRAQQSELEATKLRLGALEALVGHPQGGPTLGPGPPGVEELQRELELLRGEKAQWDAQAASLEAAYSTLLGEKSSVEEERMRLERENADLRKKLESSSQSRCGPATATSGRDPRRGAEEVSKWGLENTAFQELKSDFTEIAASSLVQESPPSQAGTGDSDAGCGRLVWVGDPVTFRKAETIAGKYGVWMRDPEPVPPHTRETTWRVDAIGTNVRQVAEYATASQFSKGLPSKVHVLPRPMESTGAVVYHGSLYFQRQKSRTLTRYELKTETVKVQREVPDAGYHGRFPYSWGGYTDIDLAVDELGLWVVYSTERARGAIVLSRLDPDTLETRQTWETNIRKQSVANSFLICGTLYTISSYSAFNATVNFAYDTGTNSSEALAVPFKNQYGYSSMVDYNPAEKKIFAWDNFHMVTYDVRLSKV; from the exons ATGCCGGCCGGTCAGCTGCTGCCGCTGCTCTGTTTGGTGGCCGGGGCCCTGGGCAGGACGGGCACCCTCACCAAGGCCAACGATAAGAACGGGAGATGCATCTATTCGTTCAGTGtgcccagcccagtccagtcaAGCTGTTCGGATGGGGGCCAGGACAGGGAGGCCCTCCTTGACctccagagggagagcagggctcAACAGTCGGAGCTAGAGGCCACCAAACTCAGGCTGGGTGCTCTCGAGGCCCTCGTCGGTCACCCGCAGGGGGGCCCAActctgggccccgggcccccgggagTCGAGGAACTTCAGAGAGAGCTGGAGctcctgagaggggagaaagctCAGTGGGATGCCCAGGCCGCCTCCCTGGAGGCGGCCTACAGCACCCTCCTCGGGGAGAAGTCatctgtggaggaggagagaatgcgCCTGGAGCGGGAGAACGCGGACCTAAGGAAGAAGCTGGAGAGCAGCAGCCAGAGCCGGTGCGGCCCAGCCACGGCAACTTCGGGCAGAGACCCCCGCCGGGGTGCAGAGGAAG TTTCAAAGTGGGGCTTAGAGAACACGGCCTTCCAGGAGCTGAAGTCTGACTTCACGGAGATCGCTGCTTCCAGTCTCGTCCAAGAGAGTCCTCCCAGCCAAGCAGGCACAGGAGACTCAGATGCTG GGTGCGGTCGACTGGTCTGGGTCGGCGATCCGGTCACCTTCCGGAAGGCGGAGACCATCGCCGGCAAGTACGGTGTGTGGATGAGAGACCCCGAGCCCGTCCCCCCACACACCAGGGAGACCACCTGGAGGGTCGACGCCATCGGAACGAACGTTCGCCAGGTGGCCGAGTATGCCACCGCCAGCCAGTTCTCCAAAGGCCTCCCTTCCAAGGTCCACGTCCTGCCCAGGCCCATGGAGAGCACGGGGGCCGTGGTCTACCATGGCAGCCTCTACTTCCAGAGGCAGAAATCCAGGACCCTGACCAGATACGAACTGAAGACGGAAACCGTGAAAGTTCAGAGGGAGGTTCCCGACGCGGGCTACCACGGGCGCTTCCCTTACTCTTGGGGGGGCTACACCGACATCGACCTGGCGGTGGATGAACTCGGGCTCTGGGTCGTCTACAGCACCGAGCGGGCCAGGGGAGCCATCGTCCTGTCCAGGCTGGACCCGGACACTCTGGAGACGAGGCAAACCTGGGAGACCAACATCCGCAAGCAATCCGTCGCTAACTCTTTCCTGATTTGCGGCACCCTGTACACCATCAGCAGCTACTCTGCTTTCAACGCCACCGTCAACTTTGCCTACGACACGGGCACCAACAGCAGCGAGGCCCTGGCCGTCCCCTTCAAGAACCAGTACGGATACAGCAGTATGGTTGACTACAATCCCGCTGAAAAGAAGATCTTCGCTTGGGACAACTTTCACATGGTCACATATGACGTCAGGCTCTCCAAAGTGTGA